A genome region from Arachis duranensis cultivar V14167 chromosome 8, aradu.V14167.gnm2.J7QH, whole genome shotgun sequence includes the following:
- the LOC107463280 gene encoding LOW QUALITY PROTEIN: CBS domain-containing protein CBSCBSPB3-like (The sequence of the model RefSeq protein was modified relative to this genomic sequence to represent the inferred CDS: substituted 2 bases at 2 genomic stop codons): MSGQVSQTQSRKSRRSSSTASRKSENGGTSSKPPSPPPPQPGDGGERTVKKLRLSKALTIPDGTTVYDACRRMAARRVNAVLLTDSNALLSGILTDKDVASRVIAEGLLPEQTPVSKVMTRTPIFVTSDTLAIEALQKMVQGKFRHLPVVENGEVIAMLDITKCLYDAISRMEKAAQQGSAIAAAVEGVELQRGSNGSAASAFIETLRERMFKPSLSTIVGENSKVAIVSSSDPVQVVAKKMRELRVNSAVIANETKLQGILTXDPFLMICFSSSLFPLSLIFCXVMTSNPEHASLETTILDALHMMHDGKFLHLPVVDKDGNIAACLDVLQITTAAISLVESSSGTVNDVANSIMQKFWDSALALEPPDDYDTQSEVSGIMNSDGADTAKSTYQSVGHGNSFTFKFEDPNGRVHRVTCGAENLDELVSAIMERVSNNDRSRPVILYDDDEGDKIVIANDSDLVSAVSYARSAGLKALKLDLEFTDSAKPVTPQSAIAMTTTTATRRKTEGGMLSIRSSILAGAVVLTSIGVVAYLKRSNQ; the protein is encoded by the exons atgagtggTCAAGTTTCTCAAACTCAATCCAGGAAGAGCAGACGCTCCTCCTCCACAGCCTCCAGAAAATCCGAGAACGGCGGAACCTCCTCCAAACCTCCGTCTCCACCTCCGCCGCAACC GGGGGATGGTGGAGAAAGGACGGTTAAGAAGTTGCGGTTGTCGAAGGCGCTGACGATTCCCGATGGGACAACTGTCTACGACGCCTGCCGGAGAATGGCAGCCCGCCGCGTTAACGCCGTCTTGCTCACTGATTCCAATGCTCTCCTCTCCGGAATTCTCACTGACAAG GATGTGGCTAGTAGAGTTATTGCAGAGGGGCTGCTGCCAGAGCAAACACCGGTCTCCAAAGTTATGACACGCACTCCTATATTTGTCACTTCTGATACGCTCGCCATCGAAGCTCTTCAGAAGATGGTCCAAG GTAAATTCAGGCACCTGCCTGTTGTGGAAAATGGTGAAGTCATTGCCATGCTGGATATCACCAAATGTCTATACGATGCCATATCTAGGATGGAGAAGGCAGCTCAGCAAGGGAGTGCCATTGCAGCTGCAGTTGAGGGGGTGGAGTTGCAAAGGGGTAGTAATGGATCTG CTGCAAGTGCTTTCATTGAAACATTGAGGGAGCGCATGTTTAAGCCTTCCTTGTCAACTATAGTTGGTGAAAATTCAAA GGTTGCTATTGTATCATCATCAGATCCTGTCCAAGTAGTTGCAAAAAAGATGCGGGAGTTGCGTGTCAATTCAGCTGTGATTGCAAATGAAACCAAGCTTCAAGGGATACTTACGTAAGATCCTTTTTTAA TGAtttgcttttcttcttcattattcCCTTTGTCACTTATTTTTTGTTAGGTAATGACTTCAAACCCTGAACATGCATCATTAGAGACAACAATTCTTGATGCACTCCATATGATGCATGATGGGAAGTTCTTACATCTTCCAGTGGTGGACAAAG ACGGCAACATTGCTGCTTGTTTGGATGTTTTGCAAATAACAACTGCTGCAATTTCTCTg GTTGAAAGTAGCTCTGGAACTGTAAATGATGTGGCAAACTCAATTATGCAAAAATTTTGGGACTCAGCTTTAGCGCTAGAGCCACCAGATGATTATGACACTCAGAG TGAAGTTTCCGGGATAATGAATTCAGATGGAGCAGATACTGCAAAGTCTACATACCAATCTGTAGGTCATGGAAATtcatttacttttaaatttgaGGATCCTAATGGTCGAGTGCATCGAGTCACCTGTG GAGCGGAAAATCTAGATGAGCTTGTATCTGCTATCATGGAAAGGGTCAGTAATAATGACAGATCACGCCCCGTAATTTTG tatgatgatgatgaaggtgATAAAATTGTTATTGCAAACGATAGTGATCTCGTTTCTGCTGTCAgctatgctcgatctgcaggacTGAAG GCCTTGAAGTTGGATTTGGAGTTTACAGATTCAGCTAAACCCGTGACACCACAGTCTGCAATAGCCATGACCACAACCACAGCTACGAGACGGAAAACAGAAGGCGGCATGTTGTCCATTCGCTCGAGTATTTTGGCAGGTGCTGTTGTTCTAACGAGCATTGGCGTGGTGGCTTACTTGAAGCGCTCAAATCAGTGA
- the LOC107463166 gene encoding protein FAR1-RELATED SEQUENCE 5-like translates to MEEGKGRSESDPNRRVNGTSFSINDPENQRAKKLWTVDNVKAMRFKSLSAAKSFYRLYAAATGFEVEKQGSVWGENDMVVMRRWVCNRGGFCKKKKNLEKAKHSIRADCPAAFCVSLGYASRRWLVREFVAEHTHELGFKLCPQIYQPIEVEDYLTSLKDDSSTSYRSYITIDDAEAAISYLTEKKDSEPRLFYEVNYVNASLARIFFADSMAQLDCSCFGDVVAVYRTNSSDLHFVILFSLNHHHQTTILGCAILSDETVEAYTWMFRKFLDLMQGCMPLSIVTDGNKALGEAIKSVLPESRHRLCTWHLEKIASSIVDNPSFLADFKVLMLDFLSLNDFELKWKAMVENYKLSENPWILEMYRKRHEWAETYLRGHFWAGLRSTKVCQVLDGNLSRLSLHKLKINQVLSLYDSVVMKIRINEGKADYDSKYSKFTPSTPLVKMEKQAFDIFTRESYQRFLSEMQMEMFLVALEIDYDDSPCRKYILAKIDHEDLVYEVMFNPCGLTIECSCLKFETFGFPCSHIFHVLKSEGFKDVPHNLMHQRWTKSAKSTAQFWRNYLPPVSVDVVAGVMSYGRVVCSSSPMLYLGTQSEEAFKIVSSCFVKLKGELDRQDNSVLDVQDNKDTSSSSDWKIEQSGLWDYINYPYFEYVRTILAMY, encoded by the exons ATGGAAGAAGGGAAAGGAAGAAGCGAGAGCGATCCAAATCGAAGAGTTAACGGTACTAGTTTCTCTATTAACGATCCGGAAAATCAAAGAGCAAAGAAATTGTGGACAGTTGATAATGTGAAGGCAATGCGGTTCAAATCGTTATCGGCTGCGAAATCATTCTACAGGTTGTATGCTGCGGCCACAGGGTTTGAGGTTGAAAAGCAAGGCAGTGTTTGGGGCGAGAACGATATGGTCGTCATGAGAAGATGGGTTTGTAATAGAGGAGGTTTttgtaagaagaagaagaatctagAAAAGGCTAAGCACTCAATTCGAGCCGATTGTCCTGCTGCGTTCTGCGTTAGCTTGGGCTATGCTAGTCGCCGGTGGTTGGTAAGGGAGTTTGTGGCCGAGCATACACACGAGTTGGGATTCAAATTATGCCCCCAAATTTATCAACCTATTGAAGTAGAAGATTATTTAACAAGTCTAAAGGATGATTCAAGCACTTCCTACAGATCTTatatcacaattgatgatgcAGAAGCTGCAATTTCTTATTTAACAGAGAAGAAGGATTCAGAGCCTCGGCTTTTCTATGAAGTAAACTATGTCAATGCTAGTTTAGCTCGGATTTTCTTTGCAGACTCTATGGCTCAGTTGGATTGTTCATGCTTTGGGGACGTGGTTGCGGTTTATAGGACTAATTCAAGTGATCTGCACTTTGTCATATTGTTTAGTCTCaaccatcatcatcaaacaacTATACTTGGATGCGCAATCCTCAGCGACGAAACTGTTGAGGCATACACATGGATGTTTCGaaaatttcttgatctaatgcaGGGTTGCATGCCATTATCTATTGTGACTGATGGTAACAAAGCTTTAGGTGAAGCTATTAAGTCTGTGTTGCCAGAATCACGCCATCGCCTATGTACATGGCATCTTGAGAAAATTGCTTCTTCTATTGTTGATAATCCATCCTTTCTAGCTGATTTCAAAGTGTTGATGCTGGATTTTCTTTCGCTGAATGATTTTGAGCTGAAATGGAAGGCAATGGTTGAGAATTACAAATTATCTGAAAATCCATGGATACTGGAGATGTATAGGAAACGTCATGAGTGGGCAGAGACTTATTTGAGGGGACATTTCTGGGCCGGATTGCGAAGCACAAaagtatgccaagttcttgatgGAAATCTGAGCAGGCTTTCACTacataaactaaaaattaatcaagTTCTCAGTCTGTATGACAGTGTTGTTATGAAAATCCGGATCAACGAGGGGAAGGCTGATTATGATtctaaatattcaaaattcacTCCCTCAACCCCTCTTGTGAAAATGGAGAAACAGGCTTTTGATATATTTACAAGAGAGTCTTATCAAAGGTTTCTTTCAGAGATGCAGATGGAGATGTTTCTGGTTGCATTAGAAATAGATTATGATGATTCACCCTGCCGCAAATATATATTGGCGAAAATTGATCATGAGGACTTAGTATATGAAGTTATGTTCAATCCTTGTGGTCTAACTATTGAATGCTCATGCTTGAAGTTTGAGACATTTGGATTTCCTTGCAGTCATATCTTTCATGTATTGAAATCTGAGGGATTCAAAGACGTACCTCATAATCTCATGCACCAAAGATGGACAAAATCAGCAAAGTCAACAGCCCAATTTTGGAGGAATTACTTGCCTCCGGTGTCTGTTGATGTTGTTGCCGGAGTGATGAGTTATGGTAGGGTGGTGTGTTCCTCTTCCCCAATGCTTTACTTGGGAACACAGTCAGAGGAGGCCTTTAAGATTGTGTCCAGCTGCTTTGTGAAGCTGAAGGGTGAATTGGATAGACAGGACAATAGTGTTCTTGATGTGCAAGATAACAAGGATACTTCTTCATCATCAGATTGGAAAATTGAACAAAGTGGATTATGGGATTACATTAACTATCCATACTTTGAGTATGTACGA ACAATTTTGGCTATGTATTAA